One genomic segment of Streptomyces niveus includes these proteins:
- a CDS encoding ATP-binding cassette domain-containing protein, which produces MTDTPSTPSKPMTGGTATTTPLVELDDVSKYYGNIRALEGVSLEVHAGEITCVLGDNGAGKSTLIKIIAGLHRHDAGEFLIEGTKTTLGSPREALDLGIATVYQDLAVVPLMPVWRNFFLGSEPTKGVGPFKRLDVEKMRRTTREELLRMGIDLRDVDQPIGTLSGGERQCVAIARAVHFGAKVLVLDEPTAALGVKQSGVVLKYVAAARDAGLGVVLITHNPHHAYLVGNRFVLLKRGVMAGSHTKESITLDELTRQMAGGSELEELSHELAKAPSPAHVGGRPVDSGGHPVDEDGKGTPSGGTAKP; this is translated from the coding sequence ATGACAGACACGCCCAGCACGCCCAGCAAGCCCATGACCGGCGGCACGGCGACCACGACACCCCTGGTCGAACTGGACGACGTCAGTAAGTACTACGGCAACATCCGCGCCCTCGAAGGCGTCTCGCTGGAGGTGCACGCGGGCGAGATCACCTGCGTGCTGGGCGACAACGGCGCGGGCAAGTCCACCCTCATCAAGATCATCGCGGGTCTGCACCGGCACGACGCGGGCGAATTCCTCATCGAGGGCACCAAGACCACGCTCGGCTCGCCGCGCGAGGCTCTGGACCTGGGTATCGCCACCGTCTACCAGGACCTCGCCGTCGTACCGCTCATGCCGGTCTGGCGGAACTTCTTCCTCGGCTCCGAGCCGACGAAGGGCGTCGGCCCCTTCAAGCGCCTCGACGTCGAGAAGATGCGCCGCACCACCCGCGAGGAGCTGCTGCGGATGGGCATCGACCTGCGCGACGTCGACCAGCCCATCGGCACCCTGTCCGGCGGCGAACGGCAGTGCGTGGCGATCGCCCGCGCCGTCCACTTCGGCGCGAAGGTCCTCGTCCTGGACGAGCCGACCGCCGCGCTGGGCGTGAAACAGTCCGGAGTCGTACTGAAGTACGTGGCCGCCGCGCGCGACGCGGGACTCGGCGTGGTCCTGATCACCCACAACCCGCACCACGCGTATCTCGTCGGCAACCGGTTCGTCCTGCTCAAGCGCGGTGTGATGGCCGGCAGCCACACCAAGGAATCAATCACCCTGGACGAGCTGACGCGCCAGATGGCGGGCGGCTCGGAGCTGGAGGAGCTCAGCCACGAGCTGGCGAAGGCCCCCTCCCCGGCCCACGTCGGTGGCCGCCCGGTGGACAGCGGCGGTCATCCTGTCGACGAGGACGGGAAGGGCACGCCGTCCGGCGGCACCGCCAAGCCCTGA